From the Winogradskyella forsetii genome, the window AAACGTTCCAATAAGGTATTTCTATAACGGTCCCAATCTTCTATCGGTTCTTTGGCCACACCACTTTCCATAGCCGCTTTTGCGACCGCAGGTGGCACTTCTGCAATTAATCTTGGATCAAAAGGTTTAGGTATTATATAGTCTTTTCCGAATGTAAGTCTGGTTTCGGAATAGGCAATATTTACCTGCTCTGGCACCGATTCTTTTGCTAAATTAGACAAAGCCTTAACGGCTGCCATTTTCATAGCCTCATTAATCTTTGTCGCTCTCACATCCAATGCACCTCTAAAAATAAAAGGAAATCCAAGAACATTATTCACTTGGTTAGGATGATCGCTACGACCTGTTGCCATAATAATGTCGTCCCTTGTATCAATAGCAAGTTGATAATCTATTTCTGGAACTGGATTTGCCATTGCAAATACAATAGGATTCACTGCCATGGATTTTAGCATTTCTACAGTGACAATATTTGGTTGTGACAACCCAATAAAAACATCTGCACTTTGCATGGCTTCGGCTAGCGTATCTATTTTACGATGGGTTGAAAATTCAGCTTTTTCTAGACTTAAATTACCTCTATCATTTCTTATAACCCCTTTGCTATCTAGCATTACAATATTTTCACGCTTTGCACCAAAGGCTTGATAGAGTCGTGTACATGAAATTGCAGCTGCTCCTGCTCCACTGACTACAATAGTAACTTCATCTATTTTTTTGTCAGCAAGCTCTAAAGCATTTAACAAAGCGGCAGCTGAAATAATAGCCGTACCATGCTGATCGTCGTGCATTACGGGAATATCCAATTCCTCTTTTAAACGACGTTCAATTTCAAAAGCTTCAGGCGCTTTAATATCTTCAAGATTAATTCCACCGAAGGTTGGTGCTATATTTTTAACTGTGGCAATAAACGCTTCTATATCTTCTGTGTCTACTTCAATATCAAAAACATCAATATCTGCAAAGATTTTAAAAAGCAATCCTTTACCTTCCATTACAGGCTTTGAAGCTTCTGGTCCAATATTTCCTAATCCTAACACTGCCGTCCCGTTGGAAATTACAGCTACTAAATTTCCTTTAGCAGTGTATTTGTAAACGTTATTGACATCCTTTGCTATTTCTAAACATGGTTCTGCTACACCAGGTGAATATGCTAAAGACAAATCGCGTTGCGAAGCATACTTTTTAGTTGGTACAACCTTTATCTTTCCCGGTGTTGGTTTAGCATGATATAATAATGCTTCAATACGTTTACTTTGTTTACTCATAATTGGAATGGTATAAGCCGTAAAGATACAATGAACTCATTTAAACTTTTTAATTTGTCTAAAAAATTGCGCTTTTCTACCCAATTTTTATTTTTTTGATCTGTAGCGATACTTGGCGTCTTAAAGCGGCTTATAATTCCGCACAACATAAATAAGTCTTGCATAACTGCTAAACAGGTTCATTATATGATTAAAAGTCTAAAAGCGTTTAAAATGTTGGTCAATTTCATTTTTATAGTTTTCCTAATTTAGAAAATTCCAATAATAATTTTGATTTATAATATTTACATCATGAATGATAGGAGTTTTAAACAAAAAAAATCGTCCCAGATTTCTTATCCAAGACGATTGCTTTATTAGTAGCTCTTAAATTTAACTTATTCTGATATGTTCACCAAATCATTAACAACATAGACTAAACCATTAGCCGTTTCAATATTTGAAGCGATCACTTTTGCGCCTCCTATAAATGTCGTATTACCTGATTCAGCAATCTCTATCTTATTTTCACCGCCTAAATCCAATATTTTGGTTCCTGTAAGTCGGTAACTTTCAATTTTTGAACTTATAAAATGATTGTTTACGAATTTAACCAACATCGCTCTATTCTTAGGATTGGTTAATTCCGCAAATTTATTTACGGTCATATATTTAAAAGCTTCATTCGTGGGCACAAACAAGGTGTGTTCTTTATCTGTCATTTTCAAGGAAGCGTCCAAACCAGACAGGGTCAATAAATTTGCAAAGATAGAGAGATCCTTATCCATATAAATTAAATCTATGGTTTTGTATTCTTTTGTGTCTTCTACACCTGCAAGAGGTGCCATTGTATCTTGACTGAAGCCTAAAGTACTTATTAGCATTAACGCTCCTACCAAGAGTAAATTTTTTATGTTATTTGTTTTCATAATAATATTTGTTTAATAGTTAATAATTAATTTTTTCTTTTT encodes:
- a CDS encoding NADP-dependent malic enzyme, producing MSKQSKRIEALLYHAKPTPGKIKVVPTKKYASQRDLSLAYSPGVAEPCLEIAKDVNNVYKYTAKGNLVAVISNGTAVLGLGNIGPEASKPVMEGKGLLFKIFADIDVFDIEVDTEDIEAFIATVKNIAPTFGGINLEDIKAPEAFEIERRLKEELDIPVMHDDQHGTAIISAAALLNALELADKKIDEVTIVVSGAGAAAISCTRLYQAFGAKRENIVMLDSKGVIRNDRGNLSLEKAEFSTHRKIDTLAEAMQSADVFIGLSQPNIVTVEMLKSMAVNPIVFAMANPVPEIDYQLAIDTRDDIIMATGRSDHPNQVNNVLGFPFIFRGALDVRATKINEAMKMAAVKALSNLAKESVPEQVNIAYSETRLTFGKDYIIPKPFDPRLIAEVPPAVAKAAMESGVAKEPIEDWDRYRNTLLERLGSDNKLVRMLLGRAKTNPKRVVFAEADQLDVLKAAQIAYDEGIAIPILLGRKETIVALMEEIEFDADVPIIDPKSDEELERKNRYAKAYWEKRKRQGVTIYSAEKVMRERNYFAAMMVNVGDADTLITGYSRNYPSVVRPMLELIGMADGVTRVATTNLMMTQRGPMFLSDTSINIDPSAKDLAKIARMTSRVTKMFGIEPITAMISYANFGSSENPRAEKVREAVAYLHKAYPEMVVDGELQTDFALNPKMLQDIFPFSKLAGRKVNTLIFPNLDAANITYKLLKELNKAESIGPIMMGMRKPVHILQLGASVDEIVNMTAIAVVDAQERDKRKVK
- a CDS encoding fasciclin domain-containing protein gives rise to the protein MKTNNIKNLLLVGALMLISTLGFSQDTMAPLAGVEDTKEYKTIDLIYMDKDLSIFANLLTLSGLDASLKMTDKEHTLFVPTNEAFKYMTVNKFAELTNPKNRAMLVKFVNNHFISSKIESYRLTGTKILDLGGENKIEIAESGNTTFIGGAKVIASNIETANGLVYVVNDLVNISE